The Aequorivita sublithincola DSM 14238 genome window below encodes:
- a CDS encoding TolC family protein, which yields MKKDKTNIQFVLFFGICLSAFNSYSQDLNTYIDEAISNSPEIKKFELRYDISTEKVNEANWIPNTEFSAGYFVSTPETRVGAQRARIGFKQMLPWFGTITARKNYATSMAEADYLEVTIAKRKLVLSVSQFYYLLYEIRAKQGVLDQNIELLQTYERLALTSVEVGKASAVDVLRLQIRQNELQQEKEVLQQQNKGIQAAMNSLLNREYNKEVIVVDSLQLPLEDRQLSFEALTVNPELLKFDKLYESVAQSELLNLREAQPMFGFGVDYIPVSERIDMNMPDNGKDIVMPMVSISIPIFNNRYKSITKQNDLRQQEITSQKDERLNGLKTELAKAISQRNQSRIKFETQSKNLQQAKDAEEILIKNYETGTIDFNDVLDIQELQLKFQTNQIESIKTYYQQSTIINYLTI from the coding sequence ATGAAAAAAGATAAAACAAATATACAATTCGTCTTGTTTTTCGGGATATGTCTTTCAGCTTTCAATAGCTATTCCCAAGATTTAAATACCTATATAGACGAGGCAATTTCCAACAGCCCCGAAATCAAGAAATTTGAGTTGCGATATGACATTTCAACTGAAAAGGTCAACGAAGCCAACTGGATTCCCAATACCGAATTTAGCGCAGGTTATTTTGTAAGCACGCCCGAAACACGGGTTGGAGCGCAAAGAGCACGTATTGGTTTTAAGCAAATGTTGCCTTGGTTCGGCACTATAACCGCAAGGAAAAATTATGCAACTTCGATGGCGGAAGCAGATTACTTGGAAGTCACAATTGCAAAACGCAAACTGGTCCTTTCGGTAAGTCAGTTTTATTATTTATTATATGAAATTAGGGCAAAACAGGGCGTCCTTGACCAAAATATCGAGTTGTTGCAAACATACGAACGCCTTGCCCTCACTTCTGTGGAAGTTGGGAAAGCCTCTGCGGTAGATGTGCTGCGTTTGCAGATTCGGCAAAATGAATTGCAACAGGAAAAGGAAGTCCTGCAACAGCAGAACAAGGGCATACAGGCTGCGATGAACAGTTTGCTGAACCGTGAGTATAATAAAGAAGTCATTGTGGTAGATAGTCTGCAATTACCTCTTGAAGACAGACAACTTTCTTTTGAAGCATTAACCGTAAATCCAGAATTGCTAAAGTTCGATAAGCTCTATGAATCGGTCGCACAATCTGAATTGCTCAATTTGCGTGAAGCCCAGCCAATGTTTGGTTTTGGGGTAGATTATATTCCAGTTTCTGAACGAATAGATATGAATATGCCTGATAATGGCAAAGACATCGTAATGCCAATGGTTTCAATCTCAATCCCAATTTTCAACAATCGCTATAAGTCCATTACCAAACAGAACGATTTGCGCCAACAGGAAATTACATCACAGAAAGATGAACGATTGAATGGGTTAAAAACCGAACTGGCCAAGGCTATTTCACAACGAAACCAATCACGGATAAAGTTTGAAACGCAATCTAAAAACCTTCAGCAGGCAAAAGATGCTGAAGAAATCCTGATAAAAAATTACGAAACGGGAACGATTGATTTTAATGATGTACTCGACATACAAGAGTTGCAGCTAAAGTTTCAAACGAATCAAATCGAATCCATAAAAACGTATTATCAGCAATCCACAATCATCAATTATTTAACTATTTAA
- a CDS encoding efflux RND transporter permease subunit: MLNKSIKFLIENKLVAVLLLVAFVGFGTVYAPFNWDTGILPRDPVAVDAIPDIGENQQIVFTKWDGRSPQDIEDQITYPLTTTLLGIPGVKTIRSSSMFGFSSIYIIFDEDIEFYWSRSRILEKLNSLPSGLLPEGVNPALGPDATGLGQIFWYTLEGRDKDGNVTGGWDLQELRSIQDYYVKYALASASGVSEVASIGGYVKEYHIDVNPELMRQYNIGLAQVVKAVKESNKDIGAQTLEINQAEYLVRGLGYVKSVADIENAVVTSENYTSIKISDIANVTLGPATRRGILDKEGAEVVGAVVVARYGANPMAVITNVKEKIAELSKGLPSKVLADGRTSQVTIVPFYDRTELIQETLGTLNEALTLEILITILVIIVMVFNLRASILIAGLLPVAVLMVFIAMKFFGVDANIVALSGIAIAIGTMVDVGIILAENIIRHLDEDDRKLPINKLVYKATAEVSGAIVTAVMTTIISFIPVFTMIGAEGKLFRPLAFTKTFALTASIIIALFIIPPFAAIFFKNRNLHKNTGYGINSLLILAGFIAVIFAHWIGVILIAFGVVALSKQTDKVSHKHSNHINIYLSVAAIVFLLAEYWRPLGVDKSVFWSLLFVGIICFGLLGVFSLFQRYYTRILKWALANRLLFLTIPTTLLILGFLIFKNTGKEFMPSLNEGSFLLMPTSMPHSGVEENKRVLQQLDMAVASLPEIETVVGKSGRTESALDPAPLSMYENMIQYKQEYLLKEGKRQRFKVNDDGFFMKKDSSLVENPNNPVGSEKVENARKNGKKVSITVDASSEKLIPDDDGEFFRNWRPEITSPDDIWNEIVRVTKFPGVTSAPKLQPIETRLVMLQTGMRAPMGIKVKGQDLKQIEDFGVQLEDILKQAEGVKQEAVFADRIVGKPYLLIDIDRTKLARYGITIEDVQNVLQVAVGGMVLTQTVEGRERYGVRVRYPRELRGDPSDLKDIYVPVEKGSPVPLSELATIKYEQGPQVIKSEDTFLVGYVLFDKLDGFAEVNVVENAQALIQKKIDSGELVMPKGISYKFTGTYENQLRAEKTLSIIVPLALAVIFLILYFQFRSVSTTLMVFTGITVAFAGGFVMIWFYGQDWFLNFNFFGENLRDLFNIKTINLSVAVWVGFIALFGIATDDGVVMATYLTQTFDKNDPTDISEIRKSTLEAASKRIRPCLMTTVTTILALLPVLTSTGKGSDIMIPMSIPIFGGMLLDTTSYFLVPVLYSWKKERMAKKRLKNESQLITIE; the protein is encoded by the coding sequence ATGCTGAATAAAAGTATCAAATTTCTTATCGAAAACAAACTCGTTGCAGTACTTCTGCTTGTCGCATTTGTAGGTTTTGGAACAGTTTACGCGCCTTTTAATTGGGATACTGGAATTTTGCCCAGAGACCCTGTTGCCGTGGATGCCATTCCTGATATTGGCGAAAACCAACAAATTGTGTTTACTAAATGGGATGGTCGTTCGCCACAAGATATTGAAGACCAGATAACGTATCCATTGACCACGACGCTGTTGGGTATTCCAGGCGTAAAAACGATTCGGAGTTCATCAATGTTCGGATTTTCAAGTATCTATATCATTTTTGATGAGGATATCGAATTTTACTGGAGCCGAAGCCGAATTCTCGAAAAACTAAATTCACTACCAAGCGGCTTACTGCCCGAAGGTGTAAACCCAGCTTTGGGTCCCGATGCCACAGGTTTAGGTCAAATATTTTGGTACACGCTTGAAGGGCGAGACAAAGATGGCAACGTTACAGGTGGTTGGGATTTACAGGAATTGCGAAGTATTCAGGACTATTATGTGAAATATGCTTTGGCATCTGCCAGCGGTGTTTCAGAAGTGGCATCCATCGGTGGTTATGTCAAGGAATATCACATAGACGTCAATCCAGAATTGATGCGACAATACAACATTGGGCTTGCCCAAGTTGTAAAAGCTGTAAAGGAAAGTAATAAGGATATTGGTGCACAGACGTTGGAAATCAATCAAGCCGAATATCTCGTTCGAGGTCTGGGCTATGTAAAATCTGTGGCTGATATTGAAAATGCCGTTGTTACCTCTGAAAATTACACTTCGATAAAGATTAGTGATATTGCCAATGTTACGCTTGGTCCTGCTACTCGTCGTGGCATTTTGGACAAGGAAGGAGCAGAAGTGGTAGGTGCGGTTGTTGTTGCGCGCTATGGAGCAAATCCGATGGCAGTGATTACCAATGTCAAAGAAAAAATTGCGGAGTTAAGCAAAGGCTTACCTTCAAAAGTTTTGGCTGATGGTAGAACTTCACAAGTAACCATTGTTCCTTTCTATGACCGTACCGAACTCATACAGGAAACTTTGGGTACGCTCAACGAGGCGTTAACGCTTGAAATTCTTATTACCATTTTAGTTATCATCGTAATGGTGTTCAACCTTCGGGCCTCCATTTTAATTGCAGGACTTTTGCCCGTTGCGGTGCTGATGGTTTTTATTGCAATGAAATTCTTTGGTGTCGATGCCAATATTGTGGCGCTTTCGGGTATTGCCATTGCCATTGGTACAATGGTGGATGTGGGTATTATTCTCGCAGAGAATATAATAAGGCATCTCGATGAAGACGATAGAAAACTTCCTATAAATAAATTGGTATATAAGGCCACTGCCGAAGTATCTGGAGCTATTGTGACTGCCGTAATGACCACAATCATCAGTTTTATCCCTGTATTTACTATGATAGGAGCCGAAGGTAAACTGTTCCGGCCCTTGGCGTTCACAAAAACCTTTGCACTAACGGCATCCATAATTATAGCTTTGTTTATAATTCCGCCATTTGCGGCGATTTTCTTTAAAAACAGGAACCTTCATAAAAACACTGGCTACGGTATCAATAGCCTTTTGATTCTTGCTGGGTTTATTGCCGTGATTTTCGCACATTGGATTGGTGTAATATTGATAGCCTTCGGTGTTGTGGCACTTTCAAAACAAACCGATAAAGTGTCCCACAAACACTCGAATCATATTAATATCTACCTTTCTGTAGCTGCCATTGTGTTTCTTTTGGCGGAATACTGGCGCCCTTTAGGTGTCGATAAAAGTGTATTTTGGAGCCTTCTTTTTGTGGGCATTATCTGCTTTGGTCTGTTGGGAGTTTTTTCCCTGTTCCAAAGGTATTATACCCGAATTTTAAAATGGGCACTCGCAAACAGACTTTTGTTCTTGACCATTCCAACAACCTTATTGATTTTAGGTTTTCTCATTTTTAAAAACACGGGCAAAGAGTTTATGCCTTCCCTCAATGAAGGTTCATTCCTATTGATGCCAACCTCTATGCCGCATTCGGGAGTCGAAGAGAACAAAAGAGTATTGCAGCAACTAGATATGGCCGTGGCGAGCCTCCCCGAAATCGAAACCGTTGTCGGTAAATCGGGTCGGACGGAATCCGCACTCGACCCAGCACCTTTATCAATGTATGAGAATATGATTCAGTATAAACAGGAATATTTGCTGAAAGAAGGGAAACGGCAACGTTTTAAAGTAAATGATGACGGATTTTTTATGAAAAAAGATAGTAGTCTGGTTGAAAATCCAAATAATCCCGTTGGTTCTGAAAAAGTAGAAAATGCAAGAAAGAATGGCAAGAAAGTATCTATTACTGTCGATGCATCTTCAGAAAAATTGATTCCAGATGACGATGGCGAATTCTTCCGAAACTGGCGACCAGAAATCACTTCGCCAGATGATATTTGGAACGAAATTGTAAGAGTTACGAAATTTCCAGGCGTTACGTCCGCCCCAAAATTGCAACCTATCGAAACTCGTTTGGTAATGTTGCAAACCGGAATGCGCGCACCAATGGGAATAAAGGTAAAAGGTCAGGATTTAAAGCAGATTGAAGACTTTGGGGTTCAATTGGAAGATATACTGAAACAGGCCGAAGGCGTAAAACAGGAAGCAGTTTTTGCAGATCGTATCGTGGGAAAACCTTATTTGCTCATAGATATTGATAGAACAAAATTAGCGCGGTACGGAATTACCATTGAGGATGTTCAAAACGTGCTGCAAGTAGCCGTTGGCGGAATGGTGCTGACCCAAACGGTAGAAGGTAGGGAACGTTACGGCGTTCGGGTGCGCTATCCTCGTGAATTGCGTGGCGACCCATCAGATTTGAAGGATATTTATGTGCCTGTTGAAAAAGGCAGTCCCGTTCCCCTGAGCGAACTGGCAACCATTAAATACGAACAAGGTCCGCAAGTAATCAAAAGTGAAGATACTTTTTTAGTGGGCTATGTGCTATTCGACAAATTGGACGGTTTTGCCGAAGTCAACGTTGTGGAAAATGCACAGGCACTCATTCAGAAAAAAATTGATAGTGGCGAGTTGGTTATGCCAAAAGGCATCAGTTATAAATTCACAGGAACTTATGAGAACCAATTGCGTGCAGAAAAAACACTATCCATCATTGTGCCTTTGGCGCTCGCAGTCATCTTTTTAATATTGTATTTCCAGTTCCGTTCGGTTTCTACGACATTAATGGTATTTACAGGGATTACCGTCGCCTTTGCTGGTGGTTTTGTAATGATTTGGTTCTATGGTCAAGATTGGTTCTTGAACTTCAACTTTTTTGGCGAAAACCTGCGAGATCTCTTCAATATAAAAACCATCAATTTGAGTGTTGCGGTCTGGGTTGGTTTTATTGCCCTTTTCGGAATTGCGACAGATGATGGTGTAGTAATGGCAACCTATCTCACACAAACTTTTGATAAGAACGACCCAACAGATATTTCTGAAATACGAAAATCTACTTTAGAAGCAGCTTCAAAACGAATCCGTCCATGTTTGATGACAACGGTTACGACTATTTTAGCCTTGTTGCCAGTTTTGACATCAACAGGAAAAGGTAGCGATATAATGATACCGATGTCCATTCCTATTTTTGGTGGAATGCTATTGGACACAACGTCTTATTTTCTTGTGCCAGTACTTTATAGCTGGAAGAAGGAACGGATGGCGAAGAAGAGGCTGAAAAACGAATCACAACTTATAACTATTGAATAA
- a CDS encoding HYC_CC_PP family protein, which translates to MKKLIHNSIAVIMAGVVLFTTMSFAVDFHYCGDTLVDFSFVQQADSCGMEKTPIVANCENSSVSEKPCCKDQQLIKQGQDDLKISFDQLSFQQQIFVTSLTFSYISLFEGTESTAIPFVAYPPPFIERDVKVLHQTFLI; encoded by the coding sequence ATGAAAAAATTAATCCACAATTCAATAGCTGTCATTATGGCTGGCGTAGTTCTTTTTACTACTATGTCCTTTGCTGTTGATTTTCATTATTGTGGAGATACTTTGGTAGATTTTTCATTTGTTCAGCAGGCAGATTCCTGTGGAATGGAAAAAACACCCATTGTTGCAAATTGTGAAAATTCATCAGTAAGTGAAAAACCCTGCTGTAAAGATCAGCAATTGATTAAGCAAGGTCAAGATGACCTAAAAATTTCATTTGATCAGTTATCATTTCAGCAGCAAATTTTTGTCACTTCACTTACATTTTCTTATATCAGTCTTTTTGAAGGAACAGAATCTACAGCTATTCCTTTTGTGGCCTATCCACCTCCATTCATTGAACGGGATGTGAAAGTGTTACACCAGACTTTCTTGATTTGA
- the eptA gene encoding phosphoethanolamine--lipid A transferase EptA: MFKKNIKLTHFVVVASLINFLFFHFPFFKFVFNKLDYKSLSGLTIIVSLLIIMLVVNAFVLYLIFFLSRIVGKFLLIFFFIGNAIAIYFINTYNVLIDITMIGNILNTDYGEASSFFSFGLILYLILLGIIPTFFIIKAKITKEPLKRFLIKCSVTLLFIIVMVFVNGGNWRWIDKNSTKLGALAMPWSYMVNTSRYYIYKSKENEKEILLPNATIKDTVKSIAVLVIGESARSENFSLYGYEKLTTPLLSKMENVHSFNATACATYTTAGVKCILEHKNSSDLFEILPNYLYRNNIEVIWRTTNWGEPPVHIKNFFNKEDLRNGCEGEACSYDEVLLKGLKEQILASKKDKILVILHTSTSHGPSYNKKYPAEFEKFKPVCTSVALGECTQAALINAYDNTIVYTDYLLASLIDDLKQLKQYKSTMLFVSDHGESLGENNLYMHGIPAAFAPKEQLEIPFIVWLPDGSRKLKPLKTLTQGYVFHSVLNFLAIESPIFNEDLNIYN, from the coding sequence ATGTTTAAAAAGAACATTAAATTAACCCATTTTGTAGTAGTAGCAAGTTTAATTAATTTCTTATTTTTTCATTTTCCTTTTTTTAAGTTCGTATTTAATAAGCTCGATTATAAAAGTTTAAGCGGTCTTACCATTATTGTTAGTTTGTTAATTATCATGCTGGTTGTAAACGCTTTTGTACTTTATCTTATATTTTTTCTTTCTCGAATAGTCGGAAAATTTCTTTTGATTTTCTTTTTCATCGGCAACGCAATTGCTATTTATTTTATAAATACCTACAATGTTTTGATTGACATAACAATGATTGGTAACATACTAAATACCGATTATGGAGAGGCCAGTAGTTTCTTTTCGTTTGGCTTAATTCTCTACTTAATTTTGTTAGGCATAATTCCTACCTTTTTTATTATCAAAGCAAAAATCACCAAAGAACCACTCAAAAGATTTTTGATTAAATGTTCCGTAACGTTGCTTTTTATTATAGTAATGGTCTTCGTAAATGGTGGCAACTGGCGATGGATTGATAAAAATTCAACCAAATTGGGCGCTTTGGCAATGCCTTGGTCTTATATGGTAAACACTTCAAGATATTATATCTATAAAAGTAAAGAGAATGAAAAAGAAATTTTATTGCCCAACGCGACCATAAAGGACACTGTAAAATCCATTGCAGTATTAGTAATTGGAGAATCTGCACGAAGTGAAAACTTTTCACTTTATGGTTATGAAAAACTTACAACTCCGCTATTGTCGAAGATGGAAAATGTTCATAGTTTTAATGCGACTGCCTGTGCTACATACACAACAGCAGGAGTGAAGTGCATTTTGGAACATAAAAACTCCAGTGATTTATTTGAGATTTTACCTAATTACCTATATAGAAATAATATAGAAGTTATTTGGCGAACTACAAATTGGGGCGAACCTCCAGTTCATATTAAGAATTTTTTCAATAAAGAAGATTTAAGAAATGGCTGTGAAGGAGAAGCCTGTAGTTATGATGAAGTTCTATTAAAAGGATTGAAAGAGCAAATACTCGCAAGTAAAAAAGATAAAATATTAGTTATTTTACACACAAGTACAAGCCACGGTCCGTCGTATAATAAAAAATACCCAGCTGAATTTGAAAAGTTTAAGCCAGTCTGCACGAGCGTTGCGTTAGGAGAATGTACGCAAGCAGCGCTCATCAACGCGTATGATAATACTATTGTATATACAGATTATTTACTTGCTAGTTTAATTGATGATTTAAAGCAATTAAAACAATACAAGAGTACGATGCTATTCGTTTCAGATCACGGTGAATCTTTAGGGGAAAATAATTTATACATGCACGGGATACCTGCGGCCTTTGCACCCAAAGAGCAATTAGAAATTCCCTTTATAGTCTGGCTGCCTGATGGCTCGAGAAAATTAAAGCCCCTAAAAACACTCACACAAGGGTATGTATTTCATAGTGTCTTAAATTTTTTAGCAATAGAGAGTCCTATTTTTAATGAAGATTTGAACATATATAATTAA
- a CDS encoding phosphatase PAP2 family protein: MKKILVLLFIMTVGLLWSQEGLSRQTRFENTIQDSGNYAQHVSVVAAFALILAKKDKEGFWQFAESFGTTLGTTFILKYAINKSRPNGAIDGHAFPSGHTAEAFSGASFIQRRYGWKFGVPAYLVAGYVGVSRLEGHNPRHDGWDVLAGTIVGIGSTYIFTTPYERDHYELSFKSGGGDYLLGLKYKF, translated from the coding sequence ATGAAAAAAATACTTGTATTATTATTTATTATGACGGTTGGACTGTTATGGTCTCAAGAAGGGTTGTCTAGACAAACTAGATTTGAAAATACCATTCAGGATAGTGGTAATTATGCACAACATGTGTCGGTTGTTGCGGCATTTGCTTTAATTCTTGCAAAAAAAGATAAGGAGGGTTTTTGGCAGTTTGCTGAATCCTTTGGCACGACACTGGGAACAACTTTTATTTTAAAATATGCTATAAATAAATCTAGACCAAATGGAGCAATCGATGGGCATGCATTTCCATCTGGCCATACGGCGGAAGCTTTTTCTGGAGCTTCTTTTATTCAAAGAAGATATGGTTGGAAATTTGGTGTTCCCGCCTATTTGGTTGCCGGATATGTAGGAGTTTCTCGATTGGAAGGCCATAATCCTAGACATGACGGATGGGATGTTTTGGCAGGCACCATTGTAGGTATAGGAAGTACTTATATCTTCACCACTCCATATGAGCGGGACCATTACGAACTTTCTTTTAAAAGTGGAGGTGGAGATTATCTGCTTGGTTTGAAATATAAGTTTTAA
- a CDS encoding PepSY-like domain-containing protein — translation MKTIKVLLAVALTSVMFSFCSAGEKVPQKVKNAFTKKFPTAKSVKWDKESANEWEAEFKMNKMEYSANFSDDGTWKETEHEIVEKDLPAAVKKALSDGFPGFKTEEMELSETASGAVYEFALEKGDTEMEVAIDSSGKVIKQEKKTEKSDKEDND, via the coding sequence ATGAAAACAATAAAAGTATTATTAGCAGTCGCATTAACTTCGGTTATGTTTAGCTTTTGCTCCGCAGGAGAAAAGGTCCCCCAAAAAGTAAAGAATGCGTTCACTAAAAAGTTTCCAACAGCAAAATCTGTAAAGTGGGATAAGGAATCTGCAAATGAATGGGAAGCAGAGTTTAAAATGAATAAAATGGAATACTCAGCAAATTTTTCGGATGATGGCACTTGGAAAGAAACCGAGCATGAAATAGTGGAAAAAGATTTACCCGCCGCCGTTAAAAAGGCATTGTCTGATGGTTTTCCAGGATTCAAAACAGAAGAAATGGAACTATCTGAAACAGCTTCAGGTGCGGTCTATGAATTTGCATTGGAGAAAGGAGATACTGAGATGGAAGTTGCCATTGACTCTTCGGGAAAAGTAATTAAACAAGAAAAGAAAACAGAAAAAAGCGATAAAGAAGACAACGATTAG
- a CDS encoding sensor histidine kinase encodes MGKKTKLIKKTSKTFLLTGFVLTVLSSIALYFYTKSLLQDQVEESLYSTEARVINALKKGKPVLSFPPITEIKQASLIRPKILKDTVIYDPSQDEMEAFRELSSWKEINGETYQITVRNLVVESEDILIAIVFSNIAIFVLAFLFLFFFNTRKNIKLWNPFFTNLEQMKGFSLSSNKELQLVDSDVLEFSELKDEILLLTSKVRTDYESLKQFTEDVSHEMQTPLAIIQAKIDNIINEHTINDKQFEQISSIQKDIQRLKNLNQRITLLTKIDNNQFIRVEDVNITKLLEEKIENFKELEIDYITLASKNDLITSMDFYLADILINNLISNAIKHSGEEKKISIIAENKTLVISNYGQNALKHPEKLFLRFYREVNSVQSTGLGLAIVKKICDFYNFDLSYSFANQQHSFSITF; translated from the coding sequence ATGGGTAAAAAAACAAAACTTATAAAAAAAACATCAAAAACCTTTCTGTTGACCGGTTTTGTTTTGACAGTTTTGAGTTCCATTGCATTATATTTTTACACAAAAAGCTTACTCCAAGATCAGGTAGAAGAAAGTTTATATTCCACGGAGGCCCGAGTTATAAATGCCTTAAAAAAAGGTAAACCAGTTCTTTCATTCCCTCCCATTACAGAAATAAAACAAGCAAGTCTGATAAGACCTAAAATTTTAAAGGACACTGTCATTTATGACCCATCCCAAGACGAAATGGAAGCCTTTCGTGAACTTTCAAGTTGGAAGGAAATAAACGGTGAAACGTATCAAATAACCGTGAGAAATTTGGTAGTTGAATCTGAGGATATTCTTATAGCTATTGTATTTTCAAATATAGCCATTTTTGTATTGGCATTTCTATTTTTATTCTTTTTCAATACTAGAAAGAATATTAAACTTTGGAATCCTTTTTTCACAAATTTGGAACAGATGAAAGGATTCTCTCTCTCTTCAAATAAAGAACTACAACTTGTTGACAGTGACGTTTTGGAATTTTCTGAACTAAAAGATGAAATATTATTATTGACTTCCAAAGTTAGGACTGACTATGAAAGCTTAAAACAGTTCACTGAAGATGTTTCGCACGAAATGCAGACCCCTTTGGCAATTATTCAGGCCAAGATTGATAATATTATCAATGAGCATACTATTAATGACAAACAGTTCGAGCAAATTTCTTCCATTCAAAAGGACATTCAACGTTTGAAGAATCTCAACCAACGAATTACCTTACTTACTAAAATTGACAATAATCAATTTATAAGGGTTGAAGATGTTAATATTACAAAGCTTTTGGAGGAAAAGATAGAAAATTTTAAAGAGTTAGAGATTGATTATATAACGCTAGCTTCAAAAAACGATCTTATCACTTCAATGGATTTTTATCTTGCCGATATTTTAATAAACAATTTAATTTCCAACGCCATTAAGCATAGTGGTGAAGAAAAAAAGATTTCTATAATTGCAGAAAATAAAACCTTGGTAATATCCAATTATGGTCAAAATGCTTTAAAGCATCCTGAAAAACTATTTCTTAGATTTTATAGGGAGGTAAATTCTGTGCAATCCACTGGGCTCGGACTGGCCATTGTAAAAAAAATATGTGATTTCTATAATTTTGATCTCTCCTATAGTTTTGCAAACCAACAACATTCGTTCTCAATCACATTTTAA
- a CDS encoding response regulator transcription factor, whose protein sequence is MKYLIAEDEIDLQRAIVTYLERDGNLCEVASNFNEASEKVAMYDYDVIILDVNLISGSGLDILKSLKKENKDVGVIIISANNSLTDKLEGLDLGADDYITKPFHLAELNARITAVLRRGKYGGNELIEFNEIKIDTRSRTAYIDGKAMALTKKEYDLLVFFVSNKGRVLSKEIIAEHLWGDNSDLLDNFDFIYVHINNLRKKLTSEGAKYIKTAYGSGYKFIED, encoded by the coding sequence ATGAAATATTTAATAGCCGAAGACGAGATTGATCTACAACGAGCCATAGTTACTTATTTGGAACGCGATGGAAATTTGTGTGAAGTAGCATCAAATTTTAATGAAGCTTCGGAAAAGGTCGCGATGTATGATTACGATGTGATTATTTTAGATGTAAATCTAATTTCTGGCAGTGGTCTTGACATACTTAAATCTTTAAAAAAAGAAAATAAGGATGTTGGCGTAATTATTATATCGGCAAACAATTCGCTGACAGATAAGCTGGAAGGTCTTGATTTGGGCGCTGATGATTATATAACAAAACCATTTCACTTAGCAGAATTAAATGCGCGAATAACCGCTGTTTTGCGGAGGGGAAAGTACGGAGGAAACGAGCTTATTGAATTTAATGAAATTAAAATAGACACACGTTCCAGAACTGCATATATTGATGGAAAAGCAATGGCGCTGACGAAAAAGGAATATGACTTACTCGTATTTTTTGTGTCGAATAAAGGAAGGGTGCTCTCAAAAGAAATAATAGCGGAACATCTTTGGGGCGACAATAGTGATCTATTGGACAACTTTGATTTTATTTATGTGCACATCAATAACTTGCGTAAAAAATTAACTTCAGAAGGGGCAAAATATATAAAAACAGCTTATGGAAGTGGATACAAATTTATTGAAGACTAG
- a CDS encoding membrane protein encodes MKKELLNRVAELGILFWVIKIFSTTVGETAADYIAVNLNFGLPTTTILMGVITIIVVIWNFRQKKYYPPAYWLLIVMMSIEGTLITDYLVDNLGVSLLILDVVFTIAMAVVFYLWYAKEETLSIHSINNNARERFYWIIVLTTFALGTGVGDTVSEYLNVGYLYSLVIFGSIFILAGILYYTKIISAVLAFWIAFIVTRPIGASLGDLFIQAPKDGGLGISITIINIIFFAVIIACVVYLTFNSHKKEKIVA; translated from the coding sequence ATGAAAAAGGAATTGCTAAATAGAGTAGCGGAGTTGGGGATTTTATTTTGGGTCATTAAAATATTTTCAACCACAGTAGGAGAAACAGCAGCAGATTACATTGCAGTTAATTTAAATTTTGGTCTGCCAACAACTACAATTTTAATGGGTGTAATTACCATTATTGTTGTTATTTGGAATTTTAGACAGAAAAAATACTATCCGCCTGCCTACTGGCTATTAATTGTAATGATGAGTATTGAAGGAACTTTAATTACCGATTATTTGGTAGACAATCTGGGTGTTTCATTATTAATATTAGACGTTGTTTTTACTATTGCAATGGCGGTTGTATTTTATTTATGGTACGCAAAAGAAGAAACACTGTCCATTCACTCAATCAACAATAATGCAAGGGAACGGTTTTATTGGATTATTGTGTTAACAACATTTGCTTTAGGTACTGGGGTGGGCGATACCGTTTCAGAATATTTGAATGTGGGGTATTTATATTCTCTTGTTATTTTCGGTTCAATTTTCATTTTAGCGGGCATTTTATACTACACCAAAATTATAAGTGCTGTTTTGGCATTCTGGATAGCATTTATAGTTACAAGACCCATTGGTGCTTCGTTGGGAGATTTGTTTATACAGGCTCCAAAAGATGGTGGACTGGGAATTTCAATAACTATAATAAATATTATCTTTTTTGCGGTAATTATAGCTTGTGTAGTGTATTTGACATTTAACTCACATAAAAAAGAAAAGATAGTGGCATAA